DNA from Actinoplanes sp. SE50/110:
ATCATGTCGCCGAGCAGGTGCACCACGCAGCCGGCGCCGACCGCGAAACCGAGCAGCGGATAACCCCGGTCGCCGGGCAGGTTCGCCGCGGTGAACCAGGCGATCGCGGCGGCGGCCAGGGTGACGATCAGCCAGCCGGCCTTCTCCGCCCACTTCTCGAACAGGCCGCGCAGCGCCAGACCGGCCATGAAGAAGATGATGCCGACCACCGCCCACTTGCCGTAGTGCGCGGCCAGCGCGGTGGTGCCCCAGCCGACCAGCGCGGCGAACGGCAGCGTGTGCGTGAAGGTCCGGTGCCCGTGATCCCGCTTCGGGTCCCGGGACTGCCGGGTCGCGGTGTAGATGCCCAGCGAGATCTTCTCGATCACCTCGGCCACGAACAGCGAGAACACCCCGAAGGTGCGGGCCACCGTGGCCCCGCCCTGATTGGTGGTCACCTTGCCGGACAGGTCGAAGTCGGGCATCAGCGCACCCCCGGCGGCCATCGCGGTGCCCACGCCGATCATCAGCGGTGACTGGTGATAATCGGCGAACTGGTCGAGCGCCCAGCTGCCGGCCAGCCAGGCGGCCGCCCCCGACAGTGCGTGCGACGGACCCATCATGTGCGTCGTCCCTCCCCGAACAAGCTGCGACACTCTCGCAGAGCCGGGCATGAAGATCAACGACCGGGGGGTCCACACCGGAGTGGAGTCGGCCACCCGACAGCCGGCGCTCAGAAACGGGGCCGCGCCGGTACGCCGTGACGGTGCCACCGGGCGTGCCGGAACAAACCCGTCAGCAGGAAGAACAGCGGGAAGACCGGCCAGAAGAAGGTGGCGCCGGACAGCGTCCACAGAGCCACCAGCAGCCCGGCGGCGATCACCACGAGACGGAGATGGCGCTGCATGGACCGGCGTGTCGCGCCCGTCCCCCGATCCCCGCGGGGCAGGTCCCGGACCAGCACGTCCAGATCGTCGCGGAACGTCGCGGCATACGCGGCGCCCAGCCGCTGCTCACCCTCGTCCAGGGTGAGCCGCCCCTCCGTCATCGCCTCCCGCAGCAGCCCGGCGATCTGCTCACGCTCGGAGTCGGAGGTCCGCAGCCGGGGCGGGGTGACTTGTTCGGGATGCACGATGTCCTCCTCGGGTGGTGCCTGCCTCCCAGAGTCCCCGCCGGGCTGCCCGGCGACGTCGTCCGGGCGGCGCAATCGCGGGGAGTGGTCCCGGGATCGATGCCGGCCGGCGGTACGTCGTGGGGCGTACCGGAGTGCCTCGGCGTACGCCCGCGGGCGTACCCCCGAAACAGATCCGAGGCCGATGCCGGGACGCGTCGCAGTGACGTAGTTTCGGCTGCATGAGGAAGCGGCGGAAGCGGGCAACCCGGGCCTGCGGGCCGCCGGTCGAGCCCGGTGGGCCGCCCTGGCGCCGCCGCATCCGCGACGCGCACCGCGGCTGGCCACCCGGCGCCACCGTGATCACCGCGGTCGTCCACCTGGGCGGCGTCAGCAACCTGATCGCGCACGGCGGCCTCTACCGCCCCTGGGACGTCCTGACCACCCTCACGCTGATGGCCGGCCCACTCGCCCTGTTCTGGCGCCGGCAGGCCCCCATCCTGGTCTTCACGGTCGCCGCCACCGCCACGATCATCTTCGCCACCCACGCCATGCCGCACCTGGCCTATGCCGCGGCTGCCGCCGTCGCCCTCTACTGGGTGGCCCGCCAGGGCCGCCGCCAAGCCGCGCTGATCTGCGGCGTCACCGCCTGGGCCGGCTGGGTCGGCGTCACCGTCGGCCTCTCCGGCCGGCTCGGCCTCAACCCCGGCGTCCGCCCGGTCGCCGGTCAGACCTGCCTGGTCGCCGTCCTGCTCGGCCTGGCCGTCCTGCTCGGCGGCGCCGCCCGCATCCGTGCCGAGAACTACGCCGAACAGGCCCGCACCCGGGCCGAACAGGCGCGCGCCCGCGAGGAGCAGGAACGCCGCCAAGCCTCCGAAGAACGCCTGCGGATCGCCCGGGAGCTGCACGACGTCCTCGGCCACCACCTGTCCCTGATCAACGTCCAGGCCGGCGTGGGCCTGCACCTGATGGACCAGCGACCCGAACAGGCCCGCGAAGCACTCACCGCGATCAAGAGCGCCAGCGCCGAAGCCCTCCGCGAAGTCCGCTCCGTCCTCGGCGTGCTCCGCACCGAAGGCGAAGCCGCGCCCCGCCAACCCGCCCTCGGCCTCAACCGGCTCGGCGAACTCACCGCCACGGCCGGCATCCCGGTCCGCACCACCATCACCGGCGAACCGCGGGATCTGCCCGCGGAGGTCGACCGGGCCGCGTACCGCATAGTCCAGGAAGCCCTGACCAACGTCCGCCGCCATGCCGGACCGCAACCCGAAGCGGATGTCGCGGTCAGTTATCTGCCGGCCGCGCTGTATCTGTCGATCCGTAACGGCGGTCCGGCGCCGTCCCCGGCGCCTCCCGGGCCCCCGGCGTTGCCGCTGGCCGGCGATGGCATGGTGGGCGTGCGGGTCTCGGGGCCGGCGCCGGCCGGCGACGATGGGAACGGCGTCGTGGGTGTGCGGGCTCCCTCGTCGCCGCCGGGTGGTGACGGCGAGAGCGGCAGCGGCATCGTGGGCATGCGCGCCCGGGCGGAGGCGCTCGGCGGGCGCCTCGAAGCGGGACGGCCGCCGACCGGCGGCTTCCTCGTGACGGTCATCCTGCCCACCGGCCGGCCGGAACCCGACGAACCGGCGGCCCCGGACACCACCGACAACCGTGTGACCACAAAGGGGAATCGATGATCTCGGTGGTGTTGGCCGACGACCAGGCGCTGGTCCGGGCCGGATTCCGCGCACTACTCGACGCCGAACCCGACATCCGGGTCGTCGGCGAAGCCGCCGACGGCGTCCAGGCCGTCACCCTCGTCCGAGCCACCCGACCCGACGTGGTGCTGATGGACATCCGCATGCCCGGCGTCGACGGCCTCGAAGCCACCCGGAGGATCGTCGCCGACCCGGTCTGCGCCGACACCCGGGTGGTCATCCTGACCACCTTCGAACTCGACGAATACGTCTTCGAAGCGCTCCGCACCGGCGCCTCCGGCTTCCTCGTCAAGGACACCGAACCGGTCGAACTGCTCCGCGGAGTCCGCGCCGTCGCCGCCGGCGACGCCCTGCTCTCCCCGAGCGTGACCCGCCGGGTGATCGGCGAATTCGCCGGCTCCGGCACCGGCCGCCGGCCCGAACCGCCCCGCGAACTCGACCAGCTGACCGACCGGGAACGCGAAGTGATGGCCCTGGTCGCCGAAGGCCTCTCCAACGACGAGATCGCTGCCCGCCTGGTGATCAGCCCGGCCACCGCCAAAACCCACGTCAGCCGAACGATGATCAAGCTGGGGGCGCGGGATCGGGCTCAGCTTGTCGTCTACGCCTACGAGGCGGGATTGATCCGGCCCGGCTGGCTCGCCTGACCCAGCCGATCGCGTGCCCCAAGGCGATCGCCTGCCCAGGGATCGCGTGCGCCAAGGTGACCGCGTTGCCTAAGGCGACTGCCTTGCTGAAGCCGACGGCCTTGTCCAAGCCGACTGCCTTGCTGAAGCCGACGGCCTTGTCCAAGCCGACTGCCTTGCTGAAGCCGACGGCCTTGTCCAAGCCGACTGCCTTGCTCAAGCTGACTGCCTTGCCCAGCCGACCGGGTGCCGTGGGCAGACCGCATGCCGGGAGTCCAGATGCCTGCCGCCCTCGAACCGCCCCAGACACAACCCGCCCACCCAGGGGGCCGCCCGCCTCCAGCAATCATCGCAGGAATGTGCTGGGCCCGCCGCTGCACTGTGGACAACCGAACAGTTCGAGTTATCCACAGGCCGAACCTCCGACGGCCTTTTTCTGCCACGATGGGGGCCGAACGGAGAACGAATCAGATGCGGTCCTGCCGGATGATGAAACAGGGAGGTGCGACCTCAGAAACCGCCTTCACCGGGAGCGGCGAAATAGGGAGGCGCGTTCTCGTCAAGAGCCAACGCGAGCATGCGCTGGGTGAAACTGTCGAGCTCGGGGAGGGCGTCCAGCGGAAACCAACCGACCGCCAGCGACTCGCTGTCGTTGACCTGGGCCTCACCACCGGTCGCGCGGCAGCGGAAGAAGACGTTGACCATTTGGCATTGATCACCGTTGAGGTAGGTGACGTCGTGTGAGACCACGCCGGCCAGACGTTCGATCTTGATCTGGACCGCGGTTTCCTCCTCGACCTCGCGGACCACCGCGTCGGCCGGTTGCTCGCCGGGGTCCATCAGGCCGGCGATCAGGTGCCAGCGGGCGTTGTCGCTGCGCTGGTGCAACAGCACCTCGCCGCGGTCGTTGAGGACGATCGCGGACACTGTGGGGAACATGATCAGCTCTTGGCCGACGCGGTCGCGAAGGTTCCGGACGTAATCGGAGGCAGGCATTCCCGGACCCTATCGGCGGGCGGTTGCCGCGGCGTGAACGTCGCCGCGACGGGCGCGCCGCCTGGCCGGCCAGCGCCGCCTGCCGCCTGGCCAACCAACGCCATCCGGCCAACCAACGCCATCCGGCCAACCAACGCCACCCGGCCGACCAGCGGCCGCGGCGAGTCTGCGTGCCGCGGTGCCGTCAAACGGAGGCCGACTTCGTGGCTCGGGGCGGCGGCGCTCAAAGGCGGCCGGGCCAGGTCCGCGGTCACGCAGGGCGCAGCGAGTCGGCAGTGCGGCGGCGTGGCCGTGGCCGGGCGGATTCTCGGCGCAAAGGTCGGGCGCGGCCTGGTCAGGCGGCCGGGGCCGGGGCGCGGACCTCGGGTGCGATCACCGACCGGTTGCGGCCCGCCGACTTCGCCGCGTAGAGGGCCTCGTCCGCCGCCCGCAGCAGTTCCGCCGGGTCGGCGAGCGGTCCGGTGGCCGCGGCCGCCCCGATCGACGCGGTGACGGTGATCAGGGTCTGGCCGGTGACCGGGATGGGCAGGCCGCTGACGGCCAGGCGGGCACGTTCGGCGATCAGTGGCAGGTCGTCGCCGGTGATGTGCGGGACGAGGGCGATGAATTCTTCGCCGCCGTAGCGGGCGATCAGTGAGCCGGCCCGGGCGCCGGTGGCCAGGCGCTGGGCGAGTTCGCGCAGGACGCGGTCGCCGCCGGGGTGGCCGTAGGTGTCGTTGATCTTCTTGAAGTGGTCAATGTCGATCATGAGGAGGGCGATCCGGTAGCCGACCCGGGCGGCGCGGCGGCATTCGGCGGCCAGGACCTGTTCGAAGTGGCGGCGGTTGCACACGCCGGTCAGGCCGTCGGTGTCGGCGGCCCGGCGCTGGGCCGCGACCAGGCCCGCCATCCGCACCATGACCAGCAGAAACATCACGGCGCAGGTGGAGCTGGTGAGGGGGATGCTCAGGTCGCGGCCGTATTGGTGCTCGACGAACTGCAGGCCGGGGACCATCAGCACGGCGCAGGTCAGCATGGTCAGGCGGGCAGGGGTGGCGTCCGGCGGCGCGACCTGGCTGCGCGTTTCGAAGTCCCGCATCGACGGATGCAGCGTGCATGCCGCCAACAGGCCGATCGAGGTGGCGTAGAGGCCACCGGTGAACGGCTCGCTGGCGTTCTGCGCGGTGAGGATGCCCAGGACGGCGTATCCGGTGTCGGCCACGAACATGGTGCCGAGGTAGGCGAAGAGCAGGCCCAGGGCGACGCTGCGGGCGCCCGAGCCGAGCACCAGCCGTACGGCGAGCAGCAGCATCACCAGGTCCAGCACCGGGTATGCCGCCTCGGTCAGCTTCGCCGGCAACGAGATGGTCGGGTCGAAAGCCACCGGCCCGACCAGGAAGACCCAGCTGAGCAGGCCGCTCGACAGCGCGAGGACGAGCGCGTCGACCGCGCTGGCCAGGTGCCAGCCGGGCGTGCGGCGCCGGATGAAGACCAGCACCGCCGCGCCGATCAGCACGTAACTGGTCAGGTAGAAGACGTCGCTGAGCGCGGGCTCGGCCTGTTCGCTGTTGTTCAACACGTTGTAGCTGAAGATGACGTCCGCCACCGCGTACGAGACCTGTCCCAGGGCCAGCACGACCCAGCCGGACCGGCGGGCCGGCCGGTTGATCGCGATACCGGCGAAGATCGCCAGCGGGGCGCCGCAGGTGACGATCATGTAGGGGATCTCGTACACGTGGAACGGCAGGCCGGCGAGCTGCCCCGCGCAGCGGAACAGCGCGCAGAGAGCGGCGAAGGCGAGCCAGAGCCGCCACAGCCGGGTGCGATCCATCCGCTCATCGTCGCGACCCCCGGTTGCGATTCGGGTGCGATTCCGGGCAGCGGACGGTTTCCGGCAATGGTCAGAATTTACGGACCCGCAGGTGCTCGGCGACCGACCAGGCCTGGAACGGGCAGCCGGTGCCGGTGTGCGGGGCGTCCCCGTCAGCGGTCTCCGAGATCGACCCGAGCCCGTATTCGGCCAGGTGGTGGTCGATGTCGGCCAGCACGTCGGGGACGTCACGGCCGAGCCGGCGCCAGGCCGACACGTACGGCCCGGTGAGCCAGGGCCAGACCGTTCCGGTGTGGTACGCGGTGTCCCGCTCGGCCGGCCCGCCCCGGTGCCGCCCGTGGTAGCCGGGAGTGCCGGGCGCCTGCGAGCGCAGCCCCATCGGGGTGAGCAGGGCCGCCCCGATCCGGGTCAGCACCGCCGGGTCGGGGCGCAGCGGCGCGTGCGGCAGCGACCAGGCGAGCAGCTGGTTCGGGCGCAGCGTGTGCTCGCCGAGCACGTCCTGGAGCAGCCCGGACAGGGTCGGGAAGGACCGCGCGAAGCTGTCCCGCGCCTGGTGCAGCAGCGGCGCGAAACTGTCGTCGAGGGTGGCCAGCGCGTTGAT
Protein-coding regions in this window:
- a CDS encoding NUDIX domain-containing protein produces the protein MPASDYVRNLRDRVGQELIMFPTVSAIVLNDRGEVLLHQRSDNARWHLIAGLMDPGEQPADAVVREVEEETAVQIKIERLAGVVSHDVTYLNGDQCQMVNVFFRCRATGGEAQVNDSESLAVGWFPLDALPELDSFTQRMLALALDENAPPYFAAPGEGGF
- a CDS encoding DUF1707 domain-containing protein is translated as MHPEQVTPPRLRTSDSEREQIAGLLREAMTEGRLTLDEGEQRLGAAYAATFRDDLDVLVRDLPRGDRGTGATRRSMQRHLRLVVIAAGLLVALWTLSGATFFWPVFPLFFLLTGLFRHARWHRHGVPARPRF
- a CDS encoding response regulator transcription factor yields the protein MISVVLADDQALVRAGFRALLDAEPDIRVVGEAADGVQAVTLVRATRPDVVLMDIRMPGVDGLEATRRIVADPVCADTRVVILTTFELDEYVFEALRTGASGFLVKDTEPVELLRGVRAVAAGDALLSPSVTRRVIGEFAGSGTGRRPEPPRELDQLTDREREVMALVAEGLSNDEIAARLVISPATAKTHVSRTMIKLGARDRAQLVVYAYEAGLIRPGWLA
- a CDS encoding sensor histidine kinase; translated protein: MRKRRKRATRACGPPVEPGGPPWRRRIRDAHRGWPPGATVITAVVHLGGVSNLIAHGGLYRPWDVLTTLTLMAGPLALFWRRQAPILVFTVAATATIIFATHAMPHLAYAAAAAVALYWVARQGRRQAALICGVTAWAGWVGVTVGLSGRLGLNPGVRPVAGQTCLVAVLLGLAVLLGGAARIRAENYAEQARTRAEQARAREEQERRQASEERLRIARELHDVLGHHLSLINVQAGVGLHLMDQRPEQAREALTAIKSASAEALREVRSVLGVLRTEGEAAPRQPALGLNRLGELTATAGIPVRTTITGEPRDLPAEVDRAAYRIVQEALTNVRRHAGPQPEADVAVSYLPAALYLSIRNGGPAPSPAPPGPPALPLAGDGMVGVRVSGPAPAGDDGNGVVGVRAPSSPPGGDGESGSGIVGMRARAEALGGRLEAGRPPTGGFLVTVILPTGRPEPDEPAAPDTTDNRVTTKGNR
- a CDS encoding diguanylate cyclase → MDRTRLWRLWLAFAALCALFRCAGQLAGLPFHVYEIPYMIVTCGAPLAIFAGIAINRPARRSGWVVLALGQVSYAVADVIFSYNVLNNSEQAEPALSDVFYLTSYVLIGAAVLVFIRRRTPGWHLASAVDALVLALSSGLLSWVFLVGPVAFDPTISLPAKLTEAAYPVLDLVMLLLAVRLVLGSGARSVALGLLFAYLGTMFVADTGYAVLGILTAQNASEPFTGGLYATSIGLLAACTLHPSMRDFETRSQVAPPDATPARLTMLTCAVLMVPGLQFVEHQYGRDLSIPLTSSTCAVMFLLVMVRMAGLVAAQRRAADTDGLTGVCNRRHFEQVLAAECRRAARVGYRIALLMIDIDHFKKINDTYGHPGGDRVLRELAQRLATGARAGSLIARYGGEEFIALVPHITGDDLPLIAERARLAVSGLPIPVTGQTLITVTASIGAAAATGPLADPAELLRAADEALYAAKSAGRNRSVIAPEVRAPAPAA
- a CDS encoding metal-dependent hydrolase, with the translated sequence MMGPSHALSGAAAWLAGSWALDQFADYHQSPLMIGVGTAMAAGGALMPDFDLSGKVTTNQGGATVARTFGVFSLFVAEVIEKISLGIYTATRQSRDPKRDHGHRTFTHTLPFAALVGWGTTALAAHYGKWAVVGIIFFMAGLALRGLFEKWAEKAGWLIVTLAAAAIAWFTAANLPGDRGYPLLGFAVGAGCVVHLLGDMITKNGVPIFWPIPTGRGRMWRMVGIPNRFAVKVGGKTETVILSTAFTIVSVVSLIGLFAPVLLDRLHLNLWASR